The sequence CGAAATGGAGGAGCGCAGACGCCAGCAGCTGAACGAGGCGGGGTACACGGGCATCGGGATCCTCCTTCTCTCGAAATCCGGGCGGTTCTACATCCGGCGGGTCTTCCCGGGGAGTCCCGCGGAGCGCGCAGGGCTCCGGGAGTTCGACCGCATTCTGGCCATTGACGGGCAGTCCACGGAGGGGATGACAACCGAGGACGTCTCGGGGCGCATCCGAGGCCCCGGAGGCACGATGGTAACCCTCACCGTGCAGCGTCCCGGGCATCCCACGCACCTCACCCTCCCCGTGGTGCGGGCCCCCATTGTGGTGCCCACGGTGGAGACCCGGGTGCTTCCAGGGCAGGTGGGCTACCTCCGGTTCAGCCAGTTCACACAGGGAAGCAGCTTCCAGCTGCGGCAGGCGCTCCAGGAACTCCTGCGGGAAGGGATCCGGGGCCTGGCGCTGGATCTCCGCGGTAATCCAGGGGGGTTTGTGGCGGAGCTCAACCGGGTGGCGGACTACCTGTTGGGGCCGGGGCTTCCCCTCTACACCACGGAGTCCCGGGCGGAGGGTCGCACTACCCAGTTTACCCGCGGGCCTCGGGTTCTTCCCGCGGACCTGCCGCTCGTGGTACTGGTGGACGAGGATACGGCCTCCGCCGCGGAGCTGCTGAGCGCGGCCATCCAAGAGCACGGACGAGGGCTTCTCGTGGGCACCCGCACCTCCGGAGCGGTGCTCATCAGCATCACGGTACCCCTCCCAGGGGGCGCGGGAGTCACGGTGGCCATCGCGCGGCTGTACACCCCCCGCGGGGTCGTCCTGGAGAAGAATGGGCTGCAGCCAGACGTAGCCGTGGACCTCACCTTGGAGGACCTAGACCGCGGGGTGGATGCGCAGCTCGTGCGTGCCCAACTGGAGCTGCTCCGGCGGCTCGCTACGGGCCCTGTGCAGTAGGTCGAGACCCGTGGACCGGTTCGAGCTGGAGGTCCGGTTCCCGGTTCCGGATCCCCGTCCGTTCGCCCGGCGGGCCGGGCGGCTGGGCGCGGTGGTGGCCGGCCGCTACGCCTTCACCGATCAGATCTACCGCCCCCGGATCGGCCCGTGGGATCTGTCGACCCACACCCTGCGGTTGCGGGCGCACCACAGGCCTGAAGTGGCGTGGGAGGTGCTGTTCAGCCGCGTGGAGGTGGTGTACAGGGGTATCTTCGGGCTCAAACGCTCGGTGTTTCCAGGGGGCAAGGTGCGCCTGTATGCGGGGGGCCGGGAGGCGTGTGAGCAGCTACTGGAGGGACTGGGGTTCGTGCCGTGGTTCCCGGTGGTGAAAACCCAGGGCACCAGGTGGGCCCTGGCAGGCGCCACGACGCTAGCCCTGGAGCATGTGGAGGGCCTGGGGTGGATGGGTGAGCTGGAGGTGGAAGGCACGGTGGACGAGGCCATCGGGCGGATGTATGGAATTCTGGATCAACTGGAGATCTCCCGGGAATCCGTCACGCCGCTTCCCCTGCCGGTCCTCGTGGCCCGGACGCGGGGATTGCTTCCGCCCTACGAGGAATCCAGTCCCCTGCTGTCGAATCCCCCCTCAAACTCCGGAGGTGGGCCATGAAGGACGCGACGCGGGTGGTACTTCCGCCGAGTGAGATCCCGCAGGCGTGGTACAACATCATCCCGGATCTCCCCGAGCCTCCTCCACCCGTGCTGCACCCCGCCACCAAGCAGCCCGTGGGCCCCGCGGACCTGGAGCCTATCTTCCCCCAGGATATCATCCTCCAGGAGGTGAGCACGGAGCGGTGGGTGGAGATCCCGCAGCCCGTGCGGGAGATCTACGCCCTGTACCGACCCACCCCGCTCTATCGGGCCCGCCGGCTGGAGCAGGCGCTGAGGACGCCGGCCCGCATCTACTACAAGTACGAGGGCGTGAGCCCGCCGGGGAGCCACAAGCCCAACACCGCCATCGCCCAGGCTTACTACGCGAAGCAAAGCGGTGTACGTCGCCTCACTACGGAGACGGGCGCGGGGCAGTGGGGCTCGGCCCTGGCGTGGGCGTGCCGGATGTTCGATCTCGAGTGCACGGTGTACATGGTGCGGGTGAGCTACGAGCAGAAGCCGTACCGTCGGGTGCTCATGGAGACCTGGGGTGCGGAGGTGCTCCCCAGCCCCAGCCGCCGAACCCAAGCGGGCCGGGCGATCCTGGAGCGGGACCCGAATTCCCCCGGCAGCCTCGGCATCGCCATCAGCGAGGCGGTGGAGGACGCGGCTACGCACGACGATGCAAAGTACTCCCTGGGAAGCGTGCTGAACCACGTGCTCATGCACCAGACGGTAATCGGGCTGGAGGCGAAGCGGCAGCTGGAGTTCCTGGATGAGTACCCGGACGTGGTGGTGGGATGCATCGGGGGCGGGAGCAACTTCGCGGGGCTGTCGTTCCCTTTTATGGCGGACAAGCTGCGGGGCCGGGAGGTGCGCATCGTGGCGGTGGAGCCCACCGCCTGCCCCACCCTGACCAAGGGGAGGTACCTCTATGACTTTGGGGACACGGCCCGCACCACGCCGCTGTTGAAGATGTACACCCTGGGGCACACCTTCATCCCCGCGCCTATCCACGCGGGCGGGCTTCGGTACCATGGAGACGCGCCGCTCGTTTGCCTGCTGTACGACCGGGGCTTCATCGAGGCGTACGCCTACCCGCAGAATCCGGTGTTCGAGGCCGCGGTGCTGTTCGCGCGGACCGAGGGGATCGTTCCGGGACCGGAACCCGCGCACGCCGTCCGGCACGTCATCGAGGAGGCCATCCGGTGCCGGGAGGCGGGGGAGTCCAAGGTGATCCTCTTCAACCTCAGCGGCCACGGACACTTCGACCTCGCGGCGTACGAGCAGTACCTGGCGGGCAAGCTCCCGGACTTCGAGTATCCGGAGGAGGAGGTCCAGCGGGCCATCGCGGAGCTCGCCCCGCTCCAGCCGTAGCAACGCCCTCGTCCCACCGCAGCCCGTGCTATTGTTGCGGTGAGGGGGAGCCGTGACCACGCACGACATCGCGAAGACCGAGCGGATGGAGATGTACCTGAAGGCGGTGTTCTCCATCCAGCAGACCGCTCCGCCCGCAACGGTCTCCAAGGTGGCGGAGTTCATGGGGGTCTCGGTGCCCTCCGCCAGCGAGATGCTCAAGCGGCTGGAGCAACAGGGGTACGTGCGGGGTACGGAGGACGGGGTCGTGCTCACCCCGGAGGGGCGGGAGGTAGCGGTCCGGGTGGTGCGGCGTCTGCGGCTCGCGGAGCGGCTGCTTACGGACATCCTGGGCCTGGAACTCCCCCGGGTCTACGAGGAGGCCTGCAAGATGGAGCACGTCATCAGCCCCGAGGTGGAAGCCCGACTGGAACAGGTGCTTCGCCACCCCACCCACTGCCCTCACGGCCAGCCCATCCCCCAGCCCGACGGCACCCTAGAGGAGATGCCGACCACCACCCTCGGGGACCTGCGCCCCGGGGACCGGGCCGAGGTGGCGGCGATTCCGGAGGAGGACGCGCAGCTGGTGGGATACCTGGCCTCCCTGGAACTGGTGCCCGGGAAGCAGATCCTCGTGAATGAGATCGCCCCCTACAGCGGCCCCATCTTCTTCGAGGTAAATGGGGTCCGGAGGGCCATCGGTCCCCTAGCCGCCTCCAGGGTCCGGGTGCGCCCGCTCTGAGTTCTGATCCCCAATAGGCTCCCAAAAGGATTGACAATCTATATAAGTAAGGCTAGCCTAAAAATGTTCCTGAGTGAATTGCTCAACTTTCTCTGCGGAGGTGTACCGTGCGGCGGGCAGTTCTCGTGGCGTTTGCCGTCCTCCTCCTCGGGGCAGGGGGTTGGGGGCAGCCCCCGACCCTCACGGTGTACACGGGGAGGGGGCAGGCGTTCGTGGAACCTGCAGTCCGGGAGTTCGAGGGGGACACCGGTATCCGGGTGCAGGTCCGGTTTGGCCGGGACGCGGAGCTGCTGGCAGCCCTTCAAGAGGAGGGTGCCCGGAGCCCCGCGGATATCTACTGGGCGAATACGTCTGGGGCTCTAGGAGCCGCGGTCCAGGCGGGGCTGCTGGCTCCCCTGCCCGAGGCCTTGAGCCGTAGACCCGTGGCGTTCGTTCCCCGGCACCGTCGTTGGGTCCCCCTCACGGTGCGGCTCCGGGTCTTAGCCTACAGCCCGGCCCGGGTGAAGCCGGAGGATCTTCCCGCAAGCGTGATGCAGCTCCCGCACAATCCCCGGTGGCGGGACCGGATCGGCTGGACCCCTCCCTACTCCAGTTTCCAGGACTTCATCACCGCCATGCGGGTGGTGCATGGGGAAGCGCGGACCCGGGCGTGGCTGGAGGCCGTGAAGGCCCTGGAGCCGAGAGCGTACACCTCTAACCCGCCCATGATCGAGGCCATCCGGGCTGGGGAGATCGACCTGGCCCTCACCAACCACTACTACGTGGCGCGCTTCGTGCGCCTGGGGTATCCGGTGGCCACGCATCACTTCGCGTCTGGGGATGTGGGGAGTCTCGCGCTCGTAACCGGGGCTGGGGTCCTGCGGACCAGCCGGAACCCCGCGGCCGCCGTGCGGTTTCTCGAGTACCTCCTCGGGCAGAAGATCCAGCAGTTCTGGGCCAGCGAGCACCTGGAGTACCCCGTGGTGCGCGGCGTCATCCTCTCACCCGCACTTCTGCCCTTTGACCAGGCCATCCGCCGCAGTCCCCGCCTGGACTTCGAGGCCCTGCGGGACCTGGAAGGGACCCTGCGGTTGCTGCGGGAAGCGGGAGTGCTGTAGGCGCGGATGCAGGTCGCGGCGCGGGAGGTCTCCGCCCGCAAGCCTCTTCCCTGGCTGTTGCCAGCCCCGGCCATCTTGGTCGGGGCGGGGATTTTGATTCCCCTCGTCTACCTGCTCCTCCGGGCCCTGGAGGCGGATCCTTCTGCCCTACGGGAGGTGGTGCTCTCCCCACGTAGCGCCCTCCTCCTGCGCAACACCCTCCTCCTGGCCGCGGGGGCCGTGATCGGCACCCTCCTCCTAGCCCTCCCTCTCGCGCTCCTCGACGTCCGTTCGGGTCTCCCTCCGCTTCTCACCGCGCTAGTGGGAACCCTTCCGCTGGCCATCCCCGAGTACGTGGGGGCGTACGCGTTCCTGGCGGCCACGGGCCCTGGGGGAACCCTGGAGACGCTGCTGGGCATCCGGGTGCCGAGGCCGAGCGGGTACTGGGGGGCGGTGTGCATCCTCTCCCTCTTCCTGTACCCCTACGCGTTCCTGAACCTGCGCACCGCCCTCCGCGGGGTGGATCCCAACCTCGAGGAATCCGCCCGGAGCCTGGGATACGGGCCGTGGGCGGCGTTTGCCCGGTCAGTGGGGCCTCAGCTGAAGCCCGCGCTCTCCGCGGGAGGGCTGTTGGTGACGATCCACGTGCTGGCGGACTTCGCCACCGTAGGGCTGCTGCGGTACGAGACCTTCAGTTACGCGATTTACCTGCAGTACAGCGCGGCCTTCGACCGCACGGTCGCGGCCTGGCTTGCCCTCCTGCTCATCGGACTCGTGGCGAGCATGCTGTGGGCAGAGGCCCGGGTGGTGCGGGGGCTGCGGGTGGCGCGCACGGGCGCCGGAACCCAACGAACGCTCCCTAGGGCATCCCTCGGTCCCTGGTGGTGGGCCGCGTACGGGTACGTGCTGGTCCTGGGCCTGGCCAGCACCGGAGTGCCGGTTGTGGTGCTCGCCCACTGGATGCTGCGGAATCCCGAGGGAGAAGCGGGGGTGTTGAGAGCGCTCGCGGGCACATTGCAGCTCGCAGCCCCCGCGGCCCTGGTGGCGGTGGTCCTGGCGCTTCCCATCGCCTACTGGAGCGTCCGGTACCCTTCTCCCGTAAGCGCCGCCGCGGAGCGGGTCACATACTTCGGGTACGCCACGCCTCCCCTCGCCTTTGCCCTCGCGTTGATCTTCTTCACCCTCCGAACTGCGCCCGGGGTGTACCAGACCTTGCTCCTCCTCGTCGGGGCCGCGAGCCTTCACTTCCTCAGCGAAGCCATCGGTCCTATCCGGACCGGACTGTACCAAGCCCCTCCTCAACTGGAAGAGGCCGCCCGGTCCCTGGGCTACGGCCCGGTCTCCGCGTTCCTCCGGGTCACTTTCCCCCTCCTCCGCGCCGGGCTCCTGGCAGGCTTCGCCTTGGTGTTCCTCTCGGTCGCTAAGGACCTGGCCCTTACCACCCTCCTCTCCCCTCCCGGGTACACCACCCTAGCGGTGCGGGTGTGGGGATATGCGAGCGACGCGATGTTCGAGCGAGCCGCGCCCCATGGTCTCGCCATAGTCGGGTTGGGGGTCGCGGCGGTAGGGATCCTGATCCGAACCGATCGGTGGAGATAAGGAGCTCCCGTAGGGTGCGAATAGGATTGACGGCCGAGGAGTATTAGACTACCCTAAATTTGCCCTCCTAGAGGGGGCTGAGGGAGGCTGTGGTGGCCGTTGGGGTCCGGCTGCAGGATGTGACGAAGCGCTACGGTTTGGTGGAGGCTGTCCGGAACCTCACCCTGGAGGTCTATGAGGGAGAGCTCTTCGTCCTGCTGGGGCCCAGCGGGTGCGGGAAGACCACTACCCTGCGGCTCATCGCGGGGCTCGAGCGGCCGGATGCGGGAGAGATCGAACTGTTCGGGCAGGTGGTGTCGGGGTCCCGGTGGGTGCCGCCCGAGGGGCGGGGGATCGGACTGGTCTTCCAGGACTACGCCCTCTTCCCGCACCTCCGGGTGGCGGAAAATGTGGCGTTCGGGCTGCGGGGTTGGAGGCGACGGCAGGCCACCGAGCGGGTGGCGGAGGTCCTGGAACTCGTGGGTCTGTCGGAATGTGCGGACCGGTATCCGCACGAGCTCTCAGGCGGCGAACAGCAGCGGGTGGCCCTGGCCCGGGCGCTGGCGCCCCGGCCAAGGCTGTTGCTCCTGGACGAACCCCTGAGCAACCTGGATGCGGAGCTCCGCAAGCGCATGCGGGCGGAGTTGCGGCGCATCGTGAAGGAGTCACAGATCACCGCCCTCTTCGTCACCCACGACCAGCAGGAAGCCTTCGCCCTCGCGGACCGCATCGGAGTGCTGAGTCGGGGTCGCCTGTGGCAGGTGGGAATTCCGGAGGAGATCTACCACGCGCCCGCGTGTCGATTCGTTGCGGACTTCATCGGGGAGGCCACGTTCCTTCCGGGCCGGGTGGAGGCCCACGCCGTCCTCACGGAGCTGGGCCAGTTCCCCGGCAATGGTCTTCCGGAAGGCACCCGGGTGGAGCTGATGCTCCGGCCCACGGACCTGCGCCTGGTACCGGACCCGGAGGGTCCCGGCGTGGTGGTGGATCGGCACTTCCGCGGGTCCGACAGCCTCTACGACGTGCGGTTGCCCTCCGGTACCCTCGTGCGCGCGAGTCTGGGGGAGCCCCGAGTGCTTGCGTCCGGCACCCGGGTACGACTCGAGCCCGTCTCCCACCGGGCCGTGGTCTTCCCGGTAGAATGAGGCCGTGGTGCACACCGAAGACGCCCTACCGGGCCTCCGGATTCCGGTGGAGGACCTGATTCCGGAATGTTCCGCGTGGTCTGGCGGATAGATCTCCCCGGGATCGCGGATTATGCCTTCACCTGGGCGCTCCAACGGGAACTCGTACGCCTCCGTCAGCAGGGAGAGATCCCGGACGTGCTCCTGCTCCTCGAGCACCTGCCCGTCATCACCTGCGGTCGGGCCACCAGGCCAGAGCACCTACTGACTCCTCGGAAGACGCTCGAGCGCATGGGGTTCCGCGTGTTTGAGGTGGAGCGAGGCGGGAGCGTTACCTACCACGGGCCCGGCCAGCTGGTGGGCTATCCGATTGTGGACCTGCGGACCTACGGGGAGAACGTGGTGGGCTACGTGCGCATGTTGGAGGAGTCTGTGATCCGCGCCCTCCAGGGCTTCGGGATCCAGGCGGCACGGCGTCCAGGGTTTCCCGGCGTGTGGGTAGGAGAGGAGAAGATCGCGGCCGTGGGGGTGGCGGTGAAGCGGCGGGTGACGATGCACGGGTTTGCCTTGAACGTGAACACGGACCTCGATCGCTTCCGGGTCATCAACCCTTGCGGCATCGGCTACGTCCCCACCTCCATGGAGAAGGTCCTGGGACGGGCCGTGCCTCTGGATGAGGTGCGGGACGTGTATGCCCGGAGCTTCGAAGAGGTCTTCAGGGTAAGCCTGGAGCCGGTCCCCGGGGACCGGCTCCAGGCTTACCTGACCGCCTCCCGTATACTCCTTCTGCGGGGTGGGCGCGGCCACATCAGGGAGTAGCCGCGCTGCCCGTCGCCGACCGGGGATACGCAGACCTGGCCGTTCTCGCCCGCCTCAGGGCGCAGCCGCGCGAGCGCCCGTTTCCCGGCCTCGAGGGTGGCCCGTTGCTCCTCCCGGGCTTGGCGGAGTACTCCCGCCGGATCCCGGGGGAGTCTTGTGCTCTGGGGGTGGACCCGCACCACGCCCGACGTGGCCGGACCGTGCACGATTCGGTCCTCCCGGGGGGACACCGGAGTTCCGGTAGCTCTGCCCCTCGTACTCCGCGGGGCCCGCGGGAAAGGCCACCTGCGGGTTCATGTACGCGGCCTTGCCCTCCGTCACGATCAGGGGGAAGCTTCCCCCCGCCCGCGAAGGCCACGTTGTGGAAGCCCGCAAACCGTCACTCCACCACGTCGCCCACCGTGATGTCCACCACTCGCGGGTGGAAGAAGTTGGACCACACGCCGCCGTCCTGCGTCATCCCGCCCGCGGCCGGGCCACGAGCACCAGGGCCGCTACGGCGGCTCCCGCGAGAACACGGTTCCATCGATGCATCCCCTTCACCCCTCGTTTCCGTTTGCAGGGATCCGGAGGATCCCCGTTCACCCAGGGTAGAGCTCAGATCTCCTCGTGCCATCCTTGTTTTCACTCGCACGATGTGAACTGCGTCACAGATCCGAGTTCACCCAGGGTAGAGCTCGGACGGCCTGGGGGGTGCGCGGTGCGGAGCATCAGGATGGATGCCTCCTCCAAGGAGGGAGGGGAGCTGACTCCTGCCGCCCCGCACGGAAATCGGGGGTCCGTGGTAGACTGCTTC comes from Armatimonadota bacterium and encodes:
- a CDS encoding S41 family peptidase, coding for MRVRWMGLGLAVMVVLAWASAHTPARAADASLVFATLNALVQRHVGEPDPVQLLRAALEGVREALRKAGISAEIPDLRATDFLLARQEFQQRFDEAAARASGRISEEELQYAAARAMASSLGDSHTGFLAPHEMEERRRQQLNEAGYTGIGILLLSKSGRFYIRRVFPGSPAERAGLREFDRILAIDGQSTEGMTTEDVSGRIRGPGGTMVTLTVQRPGHPTHLTLPVVRAPIVVPTVETRVLPGQVGYLRFSQFTQGSSFQLRQALQELLREGIRGLALDLRGNPGGFVAELNRVADYLLGPGLPLYTTESRAEGRTTQFTRGPRVLPADLPLVVLVDEDTASAAELLSAAIQEHGRGLLVGTRTSGAVLISITVPLPGGAGVTVAIARLYTPRGVVLEKNGLQPDVAVDLTLEDLDRGVDAQLVRAQLELLRRLATGPVQ
- a CDS encoding CYTH domain-containing protein — translated: MDRFELEVRFPVPDPRPFARRAGRLGAVVAGRYAFTDQIYRPRIGPWDLSTHTLRLRAHHRPEVAWEVLFSRVEVVYRGIFGLKRSVFPGGKVRLYAGGREACEQLLEGLGFVPWFPVVKTQGTRWALAGATTLALEHVEGLGWMGELEVEGTVDEAIGRMYGILDQLEISRESVTPLPLPVLVARTRGLLPPYEESSPLLSNPPSNSGGGP
- a CDS encoding TrpB-like pyridoxal phosphate-dependent enzyme, producing MKDATRVVLPPSEIPQAWYNIIPDLPEPPPPVLHPATKQPVGPADLEPIFPQDIILQEVSTERWVEIPQPVREIYALYRPTPLYRARRLEQALRTPARIYYKYEGVSPPGSHKPNTAIAQAYYAKQSGVRRLTTETGAGQWGSALAWACRMFDLECTVYMVRVSYEQKPYRRVLMETWGAEVLPSPSRRTQAGRAILERDPNSPGSLGIAISEAVEDAATHDDAKYSLGSVLNHVLMHQTVIGLEAKRQLEFLDEYPDVVVGCIGGGSNFAGLSFPFMADKLRGREVRIVAVEPTACPTLTKGRYLYDFGDTARTTPLLKMYTLGHTFIPAPIHAGGLRYHGDAPLVCLLYDRGFIEAYAYPQNPVFEAAVLFARTEGIVPGPEPAHAVRHVIEEAIRCREAGESKVILFNLSGHGHFDLAAYEQYLAGKLPDFEYPEEEVQRAIAELAPLQP
- a CDS encoding metal-dependent transcriptional regulator; the protein is MTTHDIAKTERMEMYLKAVFSIQQTAPPATVSKVAEFMGVSVPSASEMLKRLEQQGYVRGTEDGVVLTPEGREVAVRVVRRLRLAERLLTDILGLELPRVYEEACKMEHVISPEVEARLEQVLRHPTHCPHGQPIPQPDGTLEEMPTTTLGDLRPGDRAEVAAIPEEDAQLVGYLASLELVPGKQILVNEIAPYSGPIFFEVNGVRRAIGPLAASRVRVRPL
- a CDS encoding iron ABC transporter substrate-binding protein, which gives rise to MAFAVLLLGAGGWGQPPTLTVYTGRGQAFVEPAVREFEGDTGIRVQVRFGRDAELLAALQEEGARSPADIYWANTSGALGAAVQAGLLAPLPEALSRRPVAFVPRHRRWVPLTVRLRVLAYSPARVKPEDLPASVMQLPHNPRWRDRIGWTPPYSSFQDFITAMRVVHGEARTRAWLEAVKALEPRAYTSNPPMIEAIRAGEIDLALTNHYYVARFVRLGYPVATHHFASGDVGSLALVTGAGVLRTSRNPAAAVRFLEYLLGQKIQQFWASEHLEYPVVRGVILSPALLPFDQAIRRSPRLDFEALRDLEGTLRLLREAGVL
- a CDS encoding iron ABC transporter permease, producing the protein MQVAAREVSARKPLPWLLPAPAILVGAGILIPLVYLLLRALEADPSALREVVLSPRSALLLRNTLLLAAGAVIGTLLLALPLALLDVRSGLPPLLTALVGTLPLAIPEYVGAYAFLAATGPGGTLETLLGIRVPRPSGYWGAVCILSLFLYPYAFLNLRTALRGVDPNLEESARSLGYGPWAAFARSVGPQLKPALSAGGLLVTIHVLADFATVGLLRYETFSYAIYLQYSAAFDRTVAAWLALLLIGLVASMLWAEARVVRGLRVARTGAGTQRTLPRASLGPWWWAAYGYVLVLGLASTGVPVVVLAHWMLRNPEGEAGVLRALAGTLQLAAPAALVAVVLALPIAYWSVRYPSPVSAAAERVTYFGYATPPLAFALALIFFTLRTAPGVYQTLLLLVGAASLHFLSEAIGPIRTGLYQAPPQLEEAARSLGYGPVSAFLRVTFPLLRAGLLAGFALVFLSVAKDLALTTLLSPPGYTTLAVRVWGYASDAMFERAAPHGLAIVGLGVAAVGILIRTDRWR
- a CDS encoding ABC transporter ATP-binding protein, with product MAVGVRLQDVTKRYGLVEAVRNLTLEVYEGELFVLLGPSGCGKTTTLRLIAGLERPDAGEIELFGQVVSGSRWVPPEGRGIGLVFQDYALFPHLRVAENVAFGLRGWRRRQATERVAEVLELVGLSECADRYPHELSGGEQQRVALARALAPRPRLLLLDEPLSNLDAELRKRMRAELRRIVKESQITALFVTHDQQEAFALADRIGVLSRGRLWQVGIPEEIYHAPACRFVADFIGEATFLPGRVEAHAVLTELGQFPGNGLPEGTRVELMLRPTDLRLVPDPEGPGVVVDRHFRGSDSLYDVRLPSGTLVRASLGEPRVLASGTRVRLEPVSHRAVVFPVE
- the lipB gene encoding lipoyl(octanoyl) transferase LipB, which gives rise to MFRVVWRIDLPGIADYAFTWALQRELVRLRQQGEIPDVLLLLEHLPVITCGRATRPEHLLTPRKTLERMGFRVFEVERGGSVTYHGPGQLVGYPIVDLRTYGENVVGYVRMLEESVIRALQGFGIQAARRPGFPGVWVGEEKIAAVGVAVKRRVTMHGFALNVNTDLDRFRVINPCGIGYVPTSMEKVLGRAVPLDEVRDVYARSFEEVFRVSLEPVPGDRLQAYLTASRILLLRGGRGHIRE